A single Corallococcus silvisoli DNA region contains:
- a CDS encoding endopeptidase, with translation MRPLRSAICCLALLVSSTTYALQPPQPAQQGAVAKKAFFKPELYLPIQNMPLEKARSLMPRVGADKWAGFLARNGGNVQVYLDPLSGTATGIQGSFPLIPGDGFRNNVSLNDVRQGLGRSVGGVDESVVGELVFKFIADNQDALGVDLLQLGAPRVTQVTDSLWQVHIPQVVQGVAVRHGRLAATISHGNLVLLGTEAWANVTIGVKPSFTAAQALSAGSAFLGQTLSPTSLWQQPTLEVAPFARTGAAFGQGYGHALVWSYGFSNVGETERWKVTVDANSGEVLAVEDDNHYFDAQIKGGVYPSTNIGTCTSKETCGTMQPNTPMPWANTGFAAPNNFTDGAGIYNYSTGTVNTTLSGKYVKIADSCGTINVSSATGSLDLGGVNNDHDCTVPAGTSAGNTPAARSSFYELNKIKEVARGWLPTNTWLQGQLTSNVNLSSTCNAFWNGSTVNFYKSGGGCRNTGEIGAVFDHEWGHGMDNFDANGTLSNSSEGYADIAGILRLQTSCVGYGFFQTTNTGCGLTPDGTGYNQQESQVAGQSWCNLRCSGVRDADWAASAPNIPATPQNFTCPMCSSGSGPCSKQVHCAASPVRQAAWDLVTRDLTAAPFNYNSNDAFLLGNKLFYQGSGNVGTWHACNCSAGTSDGCGATNGYMQWLAADDDNGNLADGTPHMTAIYAAYNRHNIACSTPAPTNGGCATAPTAAPTTTATPGDSQVSLSWTASSGASQYWVMKTEGFAGCDFGKARVATVTGTSYTDPEVANGRQYCYSVVPASSNACFGPASTCTCTTPTCAAPGAPTLTTPSSGATGVELLAVLDWDDVSGVSGYEVQVATDSAFTNVVRSANSLVASTWTVSPGLSATTAYYWRVRALNSCGGTSSWSAVNSFTTRGCVTLAAPTLSSPASGATGVALSPALDWSDVASASGYDVQVATDSAFTNVVRSATGLSTSAWNVTPALSNLTSYYWRARATDSCGASPYSTAFSFTTTNVCTPTVASYNTTVKAPACGSVCGCDTGTTLVNGRGTVSGGAEPNQPNTVGATCADGTTGTYHVDESIDRIVLKTVDQGLITPGKQLTVDVTVWCYGTTDQLDLYYTTNTTSPTWTAVTTAQACTAVGVKTFSIPVTVGSTTGQHAVRAQFRFGGTATSACVSGSYNDRDDLAFSVVSSVAASPAAPAAKQVQGRTLTAR, from the coding sequence ATGCGCCCCCTGCGGTCCGCAATCTGTTGTCTGGCTCTCTTGGTTTCGTCCACGACGTACGCGCTCCAACCTCCCCAGCCCGCGCAGCAGGGCGCGGTGGCGAAGAAGGCGTTCTTCAAGCCTGAGCTGTACCTGCCCATCCAGAACATGCCGCTGGAGAAGGCCCGCAGCCTGATGCCGCGCGTGGGCGCGGACAAGTGGGCGGGGTTCCTCGCCCGCAACGGCGGAAACGTGCAGGTGTACCTGGATCCGCTGTCTGGAACGGCCACGGGCATCCAGGGCAGCTTCCCGCTCATCCCCGGCGACGGCTTCCGCAACAACGTGAGCCTCAACGACGTGCGCCAGGGACTGGGCCGTTCGGTGGGCGGCGTCGACGAGTCGGTGGTGGGGGAGCTGGTCTTCAAGTTCATCGCGGACAACCAGGACGCGCTGGGCGTGGACCTGCTCCAGTTGGGCGCGCCGCGCGTGACGCAGGTGACGGACTCGCTGTGGCAGGTGCACATCCCGCAGGTGGTGCAGGGGGTGGCGGTGCGCCACGGCCGGCTGGCGGCGACCATCAGCCATGGCAACCTGGTGCTGCTGGGCACGGAGGCGTGGGCCAACGTGACCATCGGGGTGAAGCCCTCGTTCACGGCGGCGCAGGCGCTGTCCGCGGGCAGCGCGTTCCTGGGCCAGACGCTGTCGCCCACCAGCCTGTGGCAGCAGCCCACGCTGGAGGTGGCGCCCTTCGCGCGCACGGGCGCGGCCTTCGGCCAGGGCTATGGCCACGCGCTGGTGTGGAGCTACGGCTTCTCCAACGTGGGTGAGACCGAGCGCTGGAAGGTGACGGTGGACGCGAACTCCGGCGAGGTGCTCGCCGTGGAGGACGACAACCACTACTTCGACGCGCAGATCAAGGGCGGGGTGTACCCGTCCACCAACATCGGCACGTGCACGTCCAAGGAGACGTGCGGGACGATGCAGCCGAACACGCCCATGCCGTGGGCGAACACCGGCTTCGCCGCGCCCAACAACTTCACCGACGGCGCGGGCATCTACAACTACAGCACCGGCACCGTGAACACGACGCTGTCGGGCAAGTACGTGAAGATCGCCGACAGCTGCGGCACCATCAACGTCAGCTCCGCCACGGGCTCGCTGGACCTGGGCGGCGTGAACAACGACCACGACTGCACGGTGCCCGCGGGCACGTCCGCGGGCAACACCCCGGCGGCGCGCTCCAGCTTCTACGAGCTGAACAAGATCAAGGAAGTGGCGCGCGGCTGGCTGCCCACGAACACGTGGCTGCAGGGGCAGCTCACGTCCAACGTGAACCTGTCCAGCACGTGCAACGCGTTCTGGAACGGCAGCACCGTGAACTTCTACAAGTCCGGTGGCGGCTGCCGGAACACCGGTGAGATTGGCGCGGTGTTCGACCACGAGTGGGGCCACGGCATGGACAACTTCGATGCCAACGGCACCCTGTCCAACTCCAGCGAGGGCTACGCGGACATCGCGGGCATCCTGCGGCTGCAGACCTCCTGCGTGGGCTACGGCTTCTTCCAGACGACGAACACCGGCTGCGGCCTCACGCCGGACGGCACGGGCTACAACCAGCAGGAGTCGCAGGTCGCCGGACAGTCGTGGTGCAACCTGCGCTGCTCGGGCGTGCGTGACGCGGACTGGGCGGCGAGCGCGCCGAACATCCCGGCCACCCCGCAGAACTTCACCTGCCCGATGTGCTCGTCCGGCTCCGGCCCGTGCAGCAAGCAGGTGCACTGCGCCGCGTCCCCCGTGCGCCAGGCCGCCTGGGACCTGGTGACGCGCGACCTCACCGCCGCGCCCTTCAACTACAACTCCAACGACGCGTTCCTCCTGGGCAACAAGCTCTTCTACCAGGGCTCCGGCAACGTGGGCACGTGGCACGCGTGCAACTGCTCCGCCGGCACGTCCGACGGCTGCGGCGCGACGAACGGCTACATGCAGTGGCTGGCCGCGGACGACGACAACGGCAACCTGGCGGACGGCACGCCGCACATGACGGCCATCTACGCGGCGTACAACCGCCACAACATCGCCTGCTCCACGCCCGCGCCCACCAACGGCGGCTGCGCGACGGCCCCCACGGCGGCCCCCACCACCACGGCCACCCCGGGCGACAGCCAGGTGAGCCTGTCCTGGACGGCGTCCTCTGGCGCCAGCCAGTACTGGGTGATGAAGACGGAGGGCTTCGCGGGCTGTGACTTCGGCAAGGCGCGCGTCGCCACCGTCACGGGCACCAGCTACACGGACCCGGAGGTCGCCAACGGCCGCCAGTACTGCTACTCGGTCGTGCCCGCCAGCAGCAACGCGTGCTTCGGGCCGGCCTCCACCTGCACCTGCACCACGCCCACCTGCGCCGCGCCCGGCGCGCCCACGCTGACCACCCCCTCCTCCGGCGCCACCGGCGTGGAGCTGCTCGCGGTGCTGGACTGGGATGATGTGTCCGGCGTGTCCGGCTACGAGGTGCAGGTCGCGACGGACAGCGCGTTCACCAACGTGGTGCGCAGCGCCAACTCGCTCGTGGCCAGCACGTGGACGGTGTCCCCCGGCCTGTCGGCCACCACCGCCTACTACTGGCGCGTGCGCGCGCTCAACTCGTGCGGTGGCACCAGCTCCTGGAGCGCGGTGAACAGCTTCACCACGCGCGGCTGCGTCACCCTGGCGGCCCCCACCCTGTCGTCCCCTGCCTCCGGAGCCACGGGCGTCGCCCTGTCGCCCGCGCTGGACTGGTCCGACGTGGCGAGCGCCTCCGGCTACGACGTGCAGGTGGCGACGGACAGCGCCTTCACCAACGTGGTGCGCAGCGCGACGGGCCTGTCCACCAGCGCCTGGAACGTGACGCCCGCCCTGTCCAACCTCACGTCGTACTACTGGCGCGCGCGCGCCACGGACAGCTGCGGCGCGAGCCCGTACAGCACCGCGTTCAGCTTCACCACCACCAACGTCTGCACGCCCACCGTGGCCAGCTACAACACCACCGTGAAGGCCCCCGCCTGCGGCTCCGTGTGCGGCTGCGACACCGGCACCACGCTGGTCAACGGCCGCGGCACCGTGTCCGGCGGCGCGGAGCCCAACCAGCCCAACACGGTGGGCGCCACCTGCGCGGACGGCACCACCGGCACCTACCACGTGGATGAGAGCATCGACCGCATCGTGCTCAAGACGGTGGACCAGGGCCTCATCACCCCGGGCAAGCAGCTGACCGTGGACGTCACGGTGTGGTGCTACGGCACCACGGACCAGCTGGACCTGTACTACACGACGAACACCACCTCGCCCACGTGGACCGCCGTCACCACCGCCCAGGCCTGCACCGCGGTGGGGGTGAAGACGTTCTCCATCCCCGTCACCGTGGGCAGCACCACCGGCCAGCACGCCGTGCGCGCGCAGTTCCGCTTCGGCGGCACCGCCACCAGCGCGTGCGTGTCCGGTTCGTACAACGACCGCGATGACCTGGCCTTCAGCGTCGTGTCCTCGGTGGCCGCCAGCCCCGCCGCTCCGGCCGCGAAGCAGGTCCAGGGCCGCACCCTGACGGCCCGCTAG